The Corallococcus soli DNA window GTCGATGGCGGAGGACTGGCCCGAGGCGCCCATCTGCAGCCGGTACGTGGGCGCCATCTTCTTGGAGTCGAAGCCCACGCGCGCGTTCAGGAAGCGCGGATCCATGTGCGCCAGCGCCTTGAGCTCCTCCAGGTGCGTGGTGACGAGCGCGTAGGCGCCCTTGCCCAGCAGCTCCTCCAGCACCGCGATGGCGATGGCCGCGCCCTCGCGCGGGTCGGTGTCCGCGGCGATCTCGTCGATGAGCACCAGCGAGTCCTGGCCCACCTCCGTCAGGATGTCCCGCAGCAGCGTGACGTGGGCGCTGAACGTGGACAGGCCCTGCGTCAGGTCCTGCGCGTCACCGACGGTGGAGTGCACGGAGCGGTACAGCGGCATCCGCGACCCTTCGCCCACCGGCACCGGCAGGCCCGCGCGCAGCATCAGCGCGCACAGCCCCACGCCCGTCAGCGTCACCGTCTTGCCGCCCGCGTTGGGGCCGGAGACCACCAGGGCCCGCGCGCCGCCCGTCAGCGCCACGTCGTTGGACACCACCTCCGTGCCCTTGAGCACGAGCCGCGGGTGGCGCAGGCCGCGCAGCTGCAACTCCGTGACGTCCACGAAGGTGGGCGTCGTGGCGTCCAGGTCCGCGGAGAGGATGGCGATGGCCTCCACCTCGTCCAGCTCCGCCACCGCCTCCAGGCCCTCCAGGATGCGCGTGGACTCGCGGCCCACCAGCTGACTCAGCTCCTGGAGCACCCGGCGCTCCTCCTCCGCCACCTCCGACTGCGCGATGGCCAGGTCGTTGCCCAGGCCCACCATCGCCTGCGGCTCCATGAAGAGCGTCTGGCCCGTCTGGCTGGCGTTGTGGACGATGCCGTCCACCTCCGAGCGGTAGTTGGACACCACCGGCACCACGTACCGCCCGTTGCGCAGCGTGTAGTAGTTCTCACGCAGCTTCGGGATGAAGGACTCGTCGTGGAGCAGCTCATCCAGCCGCGTCTTGATGCGCCGGTGCAGGCCGCGCGCCCGGTCGCGGGCTTCCTTGAGCTCCGGACTGGCGCGGTCGGAGATCTCACCGTCCGGTTCAAAACACTGGTCCAGCCGGCGCGCCATCGCCTCCAGGAAGGGCAGACGCCGTGAAATCTCCACCAGCCGGGGGACCCGCTCCTTGCGCTCGTCCAGCGCCTCGCGCGTCCGGGCGAAGGCGAAGAGCAGCTGGGCCGCGTCGATGAGCTGGCGGGGCTCCAGGATGCCGCCCTTCTCCGCGTGGCCCACCGCGGTGCGCAGGTCCGTCACGCCACCCAGGGGCAGGGAGAACTGCTGCTGCGACAGGAAGCGGGCCTCCTCCACGAGGGCCAGCGCTTCGGTGACTTCCGCTTCGGAGTCGTGGAACGGGCGGGCGAGCACCCGCTCCCTTCCTGGCTCCGTGCGGCAGCGCTGCGTCAGCGCGCGGAGCACTTCCGAGTAACCAAGGTCTTCCAGCGTTCGTTGGGAGATCTGCACGGTCATGGGTTTCATGCGCGGCCGGGTGTCCGTCAAGGGGAAGTGTTGAGGTGGCCCGCCTGGCTCTGCTATCTGCCGGGCATGATGTGGGTTCTCGTGGCGGCGTTGCTGACGGGCGCCTCCGACGCACCGGCTCCCCCGGTCCTGACAGCTCCGGCGGCCCCGGCGGCGCCCAGCCCGCTGGCGGACGCCCTGGCCCTGGAGACGGCCGGGAACGACGCGGGGGCCCTGGCCGCCCTGGAGCGGCTGTCGGTCGCCCAGCCCCGCTGGGAGCTGCCCCGTCTGGAGGCCGCACGGCTGCTGCTCAAGGCGGGGAGCACCCCGGCGCTGGAGCGGGCCCAGGCGCACCTGGACGCGGCCCTGCGCGAGGCCCCGGAGAACCCCCGGGTCCACTTCCTCCGGGGCCAGCTCCTGGAGGAGCGCCGCGCCACCTTCGACGCCATCCGCGCCTATGAGAAGGCCGTGGGCCTGCGCCCATCCTATGACGATGCGCGCTTCCGGCTCGCGGGCCTCTGGGCCCAGGTCGGTGACTGGCTCAAGGCGGAGCTGCACTACCGGCCCCTGTCCAGGTCGCAGCCCGCGTGGGTGCAGGTGCGCCTGCAGCTGGCGGCGGTGCTGGAGAAGCAGGGGCGCACGCTGGACGCGGAGCGCGAGTTCCTGGCCGCGCGCGCCGCCCAGCCGACCAGCCCGGGCGTCCTTCGCACGCTGGCCGCCTTCTACGAGCGGACGGACAGGCCCCAGCTCGCCGCGAAGGTGAGGGCGCAGCTCGCGGCCCCCGAAAAGCGATCCATGCGGGTGCTCAAACCTTCGAAGCGCTGACACGCTTCAAACGGGTCCGGCCGTGGCGATTGCTTCGCGCGACGCGCTGCATACACTGCCCCCGCCTTGAAGACCGCCAACCTCGCCATCGTCTTCACCGACATCAAGGGCTTCACCGAACGCACCAGTCGTCAGACGC harbors:
- a CDS encoding endonuclease MutS2, which codes for MTVQISQRTLEDLGYSEVLRALTQRCRTEPGRERVLARPFHDSEAEVTEALALVEEARFLSQQQFSLPLGGVTDLRTAVGHAEKGGILEPRQLIDAAQLLFAFARTREALDERKERVPRLVEISRRLPFLEAMARRLDQCFEPDGEISDRASPELKEARDRARGLHRRIKTRLDELLHDESFIPKLRENYYTLRNGRYVVPVVSNYRSEVDGIVHNASQTGQTLFMEPQAMVGLGNDLAIAQSEVAEEERRVLQELSQLVGRESTRILEGLEAVAELDEVEAIAILSADLDATTPTFVDVTELQLRGLRHPRLVLKGTEVVSNDVALTGGARALVVSGPNAGGKTVTLTGVGLCALMLRAGLPVPVGEGSRMPLYRSVHSTVGDAQDLTQGLSTFSAHVTLLRDILTEVGQDSLVLIDEIAADTDPREGAAIAIAVLEELLGKGAYALVTTHLEELKALAHMDPRFLNARVGFDSKKMAPTYRLQMGASGQSSAIDMAARVGLPPKVCERARELSLNAGGPLTKALAAAEDERRKLYEELEKARIAAKEAEALRADLEKQKVAFERERKGRMMQFNEDVHTASEHAAQEVRDLLTKLRSEQNEKSLSEARMQLQQRADEALKRAAAAKAELFQVEAPGPANLKVGAWVHHSGLGRDVEILELTDGQAVVSAGGALKMRVATTELSGSRTRKPQQTKFPDRQKGEAALKRAASAAPAQVDATNFRCDVRGMRADDALSELERFLDQGMRRGEEAALIIHGHGTGALKQTIRDHLAASPYIRMFRPGEGHEGGDGVTVVALRG